In Oryza glaberrima chromosome 8, OglaRS2, whole genome shotgun sequence, the following are encoded in one genomic region:
- the LOC127781582 gene encoding zinc finger BED domain-containing protein RICESLEEPER 2-like isoform X2: MNHLTSGMMMEKIEKYWETCNKLLSIATILDPRYKLKSIEYFYGLLYPSEKDVKFEHMRRCFSELFDEYSKQATMQSSSVVDTSKNFQECSSQSHESSLSLFSTIVGLEKYIQDSNSSQQTTSELNVYLDDPPHPGISDTSFDILAWWKLYGSKYPIISRIARDILSVPMSTVASESCFSLANQALDEKRCSLLPKTLEDEFLEQMIAEDVSFTQEQAVVDQLE; encoded by the exons ATGAATCATCTGACGAGCGGCATGATGATGG AAAAAATTGAGAAATATTGGGAGACATGCAACAAGTTATTATCTATTGCAACCATTCTTGATCCTCGCTACAAATTGAAGTCTATTGAGTACTTCTATGGATTGCTTTATCCTTCTGAAAAAGATGTGAAATTTGAACATATGAGGAGATGCTTTAGTGAATTATTTGATGAGTATTCAAAGCAAGCAACAATGCAATCCTCATCAGTTGTTGACACTTCAAAAAATTTCCAGGAGTGCAGTTCACAATCACATGAGTCCTCGTTGAGCTTATTTTCTACCATAGTAGGATTAGAAAAGTATATCCAAGATAGCAACTCAAGCCAGCAAACAACATCAGAGCTCAATGTCTATCTTGATGATCCTCCACATCCTGGAATCAGTGATACTTCTTTTGACATCTTGGCTTGGTGGAAGTTGTATGGTTCCAAATATCCAATTATTTCTCGAATAGCTCGTGATATCTTAAGTGTTCCTATGTCGACAGTAGCATCTGAATCATGCTTCAGTTTAGCTAATCAAGCACTTGATGAGAAGAGGTGCAGTCTACTGCCTAAAACACTTGAAG ATGAGTTTTTGGAACAGATGATAGCAGAAGATGTGTCATTTACTCAAGAACAAGCAGTTGTAGATCAACTTGAATga
- the LOC127782602 gene encoding 7-deoxyloganetin glucosyltransferase-like: MGSFSAAEETMATAAARPHAVMVPYPAQGHVTPMLKLAVLLHARGFHVTFVNNEFNHRRLLRARGAGALDGAPGFRFAAIDDGLPPSDADATQDVPALCHSVRTTCLPRFKALLAKLDEEADADAGAGAGDARRVTCVVADSTMAFAILAARELGLRCATLWTASACGFMGYYHYKHLLDRGLFPLKSEADLSNGHLDTKMDWIPGMPADLRLRDLPSFVRSTDRDDIMFNFFIDVTATMPLASAVILNTFDELDAPLMVAMSALLPPIYTVGPLHLTARNNLPADSPVAGVGSNLWKEQGEALRWLDGRPPRSVVYVNFGSITVMSAEHLLEFAWGLAGSGYAFLWNVRPDLVKGDAAALPPEFAAATGERSMLTTWCPQAEVLEHEAVGVFLTHSGWNSTLESIVGGVPMVCWPFFAEQQTNCRYKRTGWGIGAEIPDDVRRGEVEALIREAMDGEKGREMRRRVAELRESAVASGQQGDRSMQNLDRLIDEVLLA; the protein is encoded by the exons ATGGGGTCCttctcggcggcggaggagacgatggcgacggcggcggcgcggccgcacgCCGTGATGGTCCCGTACCCGGCGCAGGGCCACGTCACGCCGATGCTGAAGCTGGCCGTGCTGCTCCACGCGCGCGGGTTCCACGTCACCTTCGTCAACAACGAGTtcaaccaccgccgcctcctccgcgcccgcggcgccggcgcgctcgACGGCGCCCCCGGGTTCAGGTTCGCCGCCATCGACGACGGGCTCCCGCcgtccgacgccgacgccacccAGGACGTCCCGGCGTTGTGCCACTCCGTCCGGACCACCTGCCTGCCCAGGTTCAAGGCGCTCCTCGCCAAACTTGACGAGGAGGCCGACGccgatgccggcgccggcgccggcgacgcgcggcgCGTCACCTGCGTCGTCGCCGACAGCACCATGGCcttcgccatcctcgccgcgcgCGAGCTCGGCCTCCGCTGCGCCACGCTCTGGACCGCCAGCGCGTGCGGTTTCATGGGCTACTACCACTACAAACACCTCCTCGACCGCGGCCTCTTCCCCCTCAAAA GCGAGGCTGACCTCAGCAATGGGCACTTGGACACGAAGATGGATTGGATCCCGGGCATGCCAGCCGACCTGCGCCTGCGCGACCTCCCGAGCTTCGTGCGGAGCACTGACCGTGACGACATCATGTTCAACTTCTTCATCGACGTGACGGCGACCATGCCACTGGCGTCGGCGGTGATCCTCAACACCTTCGACGAGCTCGACGCGCCGCTGATGGTCGCCATGTCCGCGCTGCTCCCGCCGATCTACACCGTCGGCCCGCTCCACCTGACGGCGCGGAACAACCTGCCGGCGGACagccccgtcgccggcgtcgggtcCAACCTGTGGAAGGAGCAGGGCGAGGCGCTCCGGTGGCTggacggccggccgccgcgctccgtCGTGTACGTCAACTTCGGGAGCATCACGGTGATGTCGGCCGAGCACCTGCTGGAGTTCGCGTGGGGGCTCGCCGGCAGCGGCTACGCGTTCCTGTGGAACGTGCGCCCCGACCTCGTGAAgggggacgccgccgcgctgccgccggagttcgcggcggcgacgggggagaGGAGCATGCTGACGACGTGGTGCCCGCAGGCGGAGGTGCTGGAGCACGAGGCGGTGGGGGTGTTCCTCACCCACTCcgggtggaactcgacgctggagAGCATCGTCGGCGGCGTGCCGATGGTGTGCTGGCCATTCTTCGCCGAGCAGCAGACCAACTGCCGGTACAAGCGCACGGGGTGGGGGATCGGGGCGGAGATCCCCGACGACGtgcggcgcggcgaggtggaggcgctGATACGGGAGGCCATGGatggggagaaggggagggagatgcggcggcgcgtggccgaGCTCAGGGAGAGCGCCGTCGCGTCGGGGCAGCAGGGCGACCGGTCTATGCAGAACCTCGACAGGCTGATCGACGAGGTGCTCCTGGCTTGA
- the LOC127783365 gene encoding uncharacterized protein LOC127783365, whose protein sequence is MTNLFPDTPATISFHPAHRPGHKLKLVRTGGQKFKCDGCMEHGDGPRYRCERETCNFDLHTCCALAPATREHRLFPGCTFVLLPEPPPPTAAGERRICDACGEGVHARGLVYHCSGRGDGGLGLDLHPTCASLPARFAVGGGRVFELRKEASRRCAECGEMRCGGGRRFWFYRSYSYADGDGEALYLHVACLKRMQTQYGAAADVRSVQVMSSPVMEGMLRSLPPARRRATAAGGGGGLERFLTIVAGVIRAIIGVIFGDPTFLIELAVGAILNS, encoded by the coding sequence ATGACTAACCTGTTCCCAGATACTCCGGCAACGATCTCCTTCCACCCTGCTCACCGGCCGGGTCACAAACTGAAGCTTGTGCGAACCGGCGGCCAGAAGTTCAAGTGCGACGGATGCATGGAGCACGGCGACGGCCCGAGGTATCGGTGCGAGCGCGAGACGTGCAACTTCGACCTGCACACGTGCTGCGCCCTCGCGCCGGCGACCAGAGAGCACCGCCTCTTCCCGGGCTGCACGTTCGTCCTCCTCCCggagcccccgccgccgaccgccgctggTGAACGGAGGATCTGCGACGCGTGCGGCGAGGGCGTGCATGCGCGCGGCCTGGTGTACCACTGCTCcggccgaggcgacggcggcctcgGCCTCGACCTCCACCCGACGTGCGCGTCCCTGCCGGCGCGgttcgccgtcggcggcggccgcgtcttCGAGCTCCGGAAGGAGGCGTCGAGGCGGTGCGCCGAGTGCGGGGAGatgaggtgcggcggcggccgcaggtTCTGGTTCTACCGGTCGTACTCgtacgccgacggcgacggcgaggcgctgTACCTGCACGTCGCGTGCCTCAAGCGCATGCAGACGCagtacggcgccgccgccgacgtccggAGCGTGCAGGTGATGAGCTCGCCGGTGATGGAGGGCATGCTGCGGAGCCTGCCGCCGGCcaggaggagggcgacggcggcgggcggtggcggtggcttgGAGCGGTTCTTGACGATCGTTGCCGGTGTCATACGTGCCATCATCGGGGTCATCTTCGGTGATCCGACGTTCTTGATTGAACTGGCAGTAGGCGCGATCCTTAATTCCTAA
- the LOC127781582 gene encoding zinc finger BED domain-containing protein RICESLEEPER 2-like isoform X1, translating into MNHLTSGMMMATLRASGSKFSTASLYFNDFCGIYIFLQELKLSDDNFIASMAVPMAEKIEKYWETCNKLLSIATILDPRYKLKSIEYFYGLLYPSEKDVKFEHMRRCFSELFDEYSKQATMQSSSVVDTSKNFQECSSQSHESSLSLFSTIVGLEKYIQDSNSSQQTTSELNVYLDDPPHPGISDTSFDILAWWKLYGSKYPIISRIARDILSVPMSTVASESCFSLANQALDEKRCSLLPKTLEDEFLEQMIAEDVSFTQEQAVVDQLE; encoded by the exons ATGAATCATCTGACGAGCGGCATGATGATGG CAACTCTGAGGGCTTCTGGCTCAAAATTTTCCACAGCAAGTCTTTACTTCAATGATTTTTgtggaatatatatttttctgcaAGAATTGAAGTTGAGTGATGATAACTTTATTGCTTCAATGGCTGTGCCAATGGCAGAAAAAATTGAGAAATATTGGGAGACATGCAACAAGTTATTATCTATTGCAACCATTCTTGATCCTCGCTACAAATTGAAGTCTATTGAGTACTTCTATGGATTGCTTTATCCTTCTGAAAAAGATGTGAAATTTGAACATATGAGGAGATGCTTTAGTGAATTATTTGATGAGTATTCAAAGCAAGCAACAATGCAATCCTCATCAGTTGTTGACACTTCAAAAAATTTCCAGGAGTGCAGTTCACAATCACATGAGTCCTCGTTGAGCTTATTTTCTACCATAGTAGGATTAGAAAAGTATATCCAAGATAGCAACTCAAGCCAGCAAACAACATCAGAGCTCAATGTCTATCTTGATGATCCTCCACATCCTGGAATCAGTGATACTTCTTTTGACATCTTGGCTTGGTGGAAGTTGTATGGTTCCAAATATCCAATTATTTCTCGAATAGCTCGTGATATCTTAAGTGTTCCTATGTCGACAGTAGCATCTGAATCATGCTTCAGTTTAGCTAATCAAGCACTTGATGAGAAGAGGTGCAGTCTACTGCCTAAAACACTTGAAG ATGAGTTTTTGGAACAGATGATAGCAGAAGATGTGTCATTTACTCAAGAACAAGCAGTTGTAGATCAACTTGAATga